One Manihot esculenta cultivar AM560-2 chromosome 18, M.esculenta_v8, whole genome shotgun sequence genomic window carries:
- the LOC122722461 gene encoding acidic endochitinase WIN6.2C-like, producing MRVFAFIVSSLLFTSLWLPTLAEQCGTQGGGAVCPGGLCCSQWGWCGSTIDYCCVGCQSQCNAAICNGGRKAGNLRGGGGDMDEISSEKAFDKMLRQKPFA from the coding sequence ATGAGGGTTTTCGCCTTTATAGTTTCTTCTCTTTTGTTTACTTCCCTTTGGCTGCCTACTTTAGCTGAACAATGTGGAACTCAAGGTGGGGGTGCTGTGTGTCCTGGAGGCCTATGTTGTAGTCAATGGGGCTGGTGTGGTAGCACAATTGATTACTGTTGTGTTGGCTGCCAAAGCCAATGTAATGCTGCAATATGTAACGGTGGACGTAAAGCCGGCAATCTCCGAGGAGGTGGTGGAGATATGGATGAGATATCTTCAGAAAAAGCATTTGATAAGATGCTTAGACAAAAGCCATTTGCATAA